A portion of the Streptomyces sp. YPW6 genome contains these proteins:
- a CDS encoding serine/threonine-protein kinase: MHNDDRAGRTDDGQDGRRADDASPRTVIDGRYELLERIGSGGMGEVWKAHDRRLRRYVAVKGLLDRNAMTADTQATAMQRARREAEAIARIEHQNVVTVHDRVETDHQVWIVMKLLEARSLGDLLSRDGVLAVPRAATIGLQVLQGLRAVHAASVVHRDVKPGNVLVRDDGLAILVDFGIATFEGADRVTRTGSVIGTSSYLAPELFAPASPGPTPASDLWALGVTLYEAVEGRVPFAGHEVWEVQENIRQSPDPAFRYAGPLAPVIQGLLAADPRERLDAATAEAMLREVLDDPAAPDAGAAGGATHPPTAVAVPDPSPTPTPVPRTDIRTPAPAAPAPAPPPSPPSASGRGARYRTWRITAAVVCVALLAGAGWLATRGEEGGRGDRAGAAEDRSQDRGEDREQDNSGSQERWKDTHPTLEIGVKDDQPGLSKFDDKTRTYRGYDIDLAYAIAESMGYGRGEVAFTTVATDYRSTALKTKQVDLVIASYSITDDRKSAGPDGYSVDFAGPYYEASRGFLVREKSAKYAIDDSSDLRDLGVEVCTARESTYEKALPQQGFTLAKSQPNTYQDCLDRLLDPESDVYAVASDDIILAGYAEANPGKVRRLENIRGAEGYGVAMRPGTPTLKREVCSALRTILAGRVWEDMYKENLSGLVGDKNPPGRPELTECEGF; the protein is encoded by the coding sequence ATGCACAACGACGACAGGGCCGGCCGAACGGACGACGGGCAGGACGGGCGCCGGGCGGACGACGCCTCCCCCCGGACCGTCATCGACGGACGCTACGAACTGCTGGAGCGGATCGGCAGCGGCGGGATGGGCGAGGTCTGGAAGGCCCACGACCGGCGGCTGCGCAGGTACGTCGCGGTGAAGGGCCTGCTGGACCGGAACGCCATGACCGCGGACACGCAGGCGACGGCGATGCAGCGCGCCCGGCGCGAGGCGGAGGCCATCGCCAGGATCGAGCACCAGAACGTGGTGACGGTCCACGACCGGGTCGAGACCGACCACCAGGTCTGGATCGTGATGAAGCTGCTCGAAGCACGGTCCCTCGGGGACCTGTTGAGCCGCGACGGCGTCCTCGCCGTACCGCGCGCCGCCACCATCGGCCTCCAGGTCCTCCAGGGCCTGCGGGCGGTCCACGCGGCATCGGTGGTCCACCGCGACGTGAAGCCCGGCAACGTCCTCGTCCGGGACGACGGCCTCGCGATCCTGGTCGACTTCGGTATCGCCACCTTCGAGGGCGCGGACCGGGTGACCCGGACCGGCAGCGTCATCGGCACCTCCTCCTACCTGGCCCCCGAGCTCTTCGCTCCCGCCTCCCCCGGCCCCACGCCCGCCTCCGACCTGTGGGCGCTCGGCGTCACGCTGTACGAGGCGGTCGAGGGCCGCGTGCCCTTCGCCGGGCACGAGGTGTGGGAGGTCCAGGAGAACATCCGGCAGTCCCCGGACCCCGCCTTCCGGTACGCCGGTCCGCTCGCCCCCGTCATCCAGGGGCTGTTGGCCGCCGACCCCCGGGAGCGGCTGGACGCGGCCACGGCGGAGGCGATGCTCCGCGAGGTGCTCGACGACCCCGCCGCCCCGGACGCGGGCGCGGCGGGCGGAGCGACGCATCCGCCCACGGCGGTCGCCGTCCCGGACCCCTCGCCGACGCCGACGCCCGTACCGCGCACGGACATCAGGACTCCGGCACCCGCCGCGCCCGCCCCCGCGCCTCCGCCTTCCCCTCCGTCGGCGAGCGGGCGCGGCGCCCGCTACCGGACGTGGCGGATCACGGCGGCCGTCGTGTGCGTGGCGCTGCTGGCCGGCGCGGGCTGGCTGGCCACGCGGGGCGAGGAAGGTGGCCGGGGCGACCGGGCCGGCGCGGCGGAGGACCGGTCGCAAGACCGGGGAGAGGACCGGGAGCAGGACAACAGCGGCAGCCAGGAGCGGTGGAAGGACACGCACCCCACCCTGGAGATCGGCGTCAAGGACGACCAGCCCGGTCTGAGCAAGTTCGACGACAAGACGCGCACGTACCGGGGGTACGACATCGACCTGGCCTACGCGATCGCCGAGAGCATGGGGTACGGCAGGGGCGAGGTCGCCTTCACCACGGTCGCCACGGACTACCGGTCCACCGCGCTGAAGACCAAGCAGGTGGACCTGGTCATCGCCTCGTACAGCATCACCGACGACCGCAAGTCGGCCGGCCCCGACGGCTACAGCGTCGACTTCGCGGGCCCGTACTACGAGGCGAGCCGGGGCTTCCTGGTCCGCGAGAAGTCGGCGAAGTACGCGATCGACGACTCCAGCGATCTGCGGGACCTGGGCGTCGAGGTGTGCACGGCACGGGAGTCGACGTACGAGAAGGCGCTGCCGCAGCAGGGCTTCACCCTGGCGAAGTCGCAGCCCAACACCTATCAGGACTGCCTGGACAGGCTGCTGGACCCGGAGTCCGACGTGTACGCGGTGGCCTCGGACGACATCATCCTCGCCGGGTACGCCGAGGCGAACCCGGGCAAGGTGCGGCGGCTGGAGAACATCCGGGGCGCGGAGGGCTACGGCGTGGCGATGCGGCCGGGGACCCCGACGCTGAAGCGCGAGGTGTGCTCGGCACTGCGGACGATCCTGGCCGGCCGGGTCTGGGAGGACATGTACAAGGAGAACCTGTCGGGCCTGGTGGGCGACAAGAACCCCCCGGGGCGACCGGAACTGACGGAGTGCGAGGGGTTCTGA
- the pip gene encoding prolyl aminopeptidase: MERTRDDTLYPPIEPYASGMLEVGDGNLVYWEVCGNPDGKPALVVHGGPGSGSTPRSRRYFDPDRYRVVLFDQRGCGRSTPHASDPATDMRHNTTAHLIADMERLREHLNIDTWLLYGGSWGSTLILAYAEEHPERVTEVVIPAVTTTRRSEIDWLYRGVGRLFPEAWAAFRAGVPETDDPAGLVAAYARRMESEDAAVREKATADWCAWEDAVLSMEAIPGPPPYGSRPGRDQLALVRICSHYFAHGAWLEEGRLLARAHRLTGIPAALIHGRFDLAGPLMTAWELDRAWPDATLTVIDNAGHMGGTETRRAVLAALDGFAGKQPACRRTSRHEPQET, encoded by the coding sequence ATGGAACGGACACGCGACGACACGCTGTACCCGCCGATCGAGCCGTACGCGAGCGGCATGCTGGAGGTCGGGGACGGCAACCTCGTGTACTGGGAGGTGTGCGGCAACCCGGACGGCAAGCCGGCCCTCGTGGTGCACGGCGGCCCCGGCTCGGGCAGCACGCCCCGCTCCCGCCGGTACTTCGACCCGGACCGCTACCGGGTGGTCCTCTTCGACCAGCGGGGCTGTGGACGCTCGACACCGCACGCGAGCGATCCGGCGACGGACATGCGGCACAACACGACGGCCCACCTGATCGCCGACATGGAACGCCTGCGGGAGCACCTGAACATCGACACGTGGCTGCTGTACGGGGGCTCGTGGGGCTCGACGCTGATCCTGGCGTACGCCGAGGAGCACCCGGAGCGGGTCACGGAGGTGGTGATCCCGGCGGTGACGACGACCCGCCGCAGCGAGATCGACTGGCTCTACCGGGGCGTCGGCCGGCTCTTCCCCGAGGCCTGGGCCGCCTTCCGCGCGGGCGTCCCCGAGACGGACGACCCGGCCGGCCTGGTCGCGGCGTACGCCCGCCGGATGGAGAGCGAGGACGCCGCCGTACGGGAGAAGGCGACGGCGGACTGGTGCGCCTGGGAGGACGCGGTCCTGTCGATGGAGGCGATCCCGGGCCCGCCCCCGTACGGCAGCCGACCGGGCCGCGACCAGCTGGCGCTCGTCCGGATCTGCTCCCACTACTTCGCCCACGGAGCCTGGCTGGAGGAGGGCCGACTGCTCGCCCGCGCCCACCGCCTGACCGGCATCCCGGCCGCCCTGATCCACGGCCGCTTCGACCTCGCGGGCCCGCTGATGACCGCCTGGGAACTCGACCGCGCCTGGCCCGACGCCACACTGACGGTCATCGACAACGCGGGCCACATGGGCGGCACGGAGACCCGGCGGGCGGTGCTGGCGGCGCTGGACGGGTTCGCGGGGAAGCAGCCAGCATGTCGACGGACGAGCAGGCATGAACCTCAGGAAACATGA
- a CDS encoding helix-turn-helix domain-containing protein, which translates to MSTTGTTGREAACPDGDRHARATTDRLLRAATRSGAHLIAEAALLVQGWAVLADPIAGAVYSTPAAAAADGVHAAADPREHPHCLQRPAAGAVLVLAPGPTVSPEQAARVATNTAALLEVRGQRAAELRGEQMRLHTTLVRLLLAGHTAAVADILGGNRLTHVTVYRLTGADVPTAHQVLWRAVGPSLAPHADACTLLGRLDGELVVAELHRGGDDGRVLRLVSRVSERHQLLAGMAGPLPLAEMPTAHSDAAAARHSATPDRRIVPADAVGTAPLAPLLPTAPYARWAGAALRPLSPAQQHLLLVWLRTGSKPRAAAALGLSAGTVRARIRELSRLLRADLEDATVRAHLLLALRAPAPADADTDTDSDTDPDLDPDEGEHGGESGSAGGDRDGSGTGGRDGEGWDGGGSGTGPARLETLPAGLLDTEATRSWARGLVGGLKPHLRIALACWLRHHARTAPAAAELHLHRTTLANWLTQCADHLGQNLSDATVRAEIHLALLATRTGPDDPAALPRRGGRTYRSL; encoded by the coding sequence ATGAGCACCACAGGTACGACCGGCCGCGAGGCCGCCTGCCCGGACGGCGACCGGCACGCGCGGGCGACGACGGACCGGCTGCTGCGGGCGGCGACCCGGTCCGGTGCGCATCTGATCGCCGAGGCCGCGTTACTGGTCCAGGGGTGGGCGGTGCTGGCCGACCCGATCGCCGGAGCCGTTTACAGCACGCCCGCCGCCGCGGCCGCCGACGGTGTGCACGCGGCCGCCGACCCGCGCGAACACCCGCACTGCCTCCAGCGCCCGGCCGCCGGAGCCGTCCTCGTGCTGGCCCCCGGGCCCACCGTCTCCCCGGAACAGGCCGCCCGCGTCGCCACGAACACCGCGGCGCTCCTGGAGGTGCGCGGGCAGCGGGCGGCGGAGCTGCGGGGCGAGCAGATGCGGCTGCACACCACCCTCGTCCGGCTGCTGCTGGCCGGCCACACCGCCGCCGTCGCCGACATCCTGGGCGGGAACAGGCTCACCCATGTCACGGTCTACCGGCTCACCGGCGCCGACGTCCCCACCGCCCACCAGGTCCTGTGGCGGGCCGTGGGTCCCTCACTCGCCCCGCACGCCGACGCCTGCACCCTGCTGGGCCGGCTCGACGGTGAACTCGTCGTCGCCGAACTCCACCGCGGCGGCGACGACGGGCGGGTCCTGCGCCTGGTCTCCCGGGTGAGCGAGCGGCACCAGCTGCTCGCGGGCATGGCCGGACCCCTGCCCCTGGCCGAGATGCCCACCGCGCACAGCGACGCCGCCGCCGCCCGGCACAGCGCCACTCCCGACCGCCGCATCGTCCCCGCCGACGCCGTCGGCACCGCGCCGCTCGCTCCCCTCCTGCCCACCGCCCCGTACGCCCGCTGGGCGGGAGCCGCGCTGCGCCCGCTGAGCCCGGCCCAGCAGCACCTGCTCCTCGTGTGGCTCCGCACCGGCTCCAAGCCCCGCGCCGCCGCCGCGCTCGGTCTGTCCGCCGGCACCGTACGGGCCCGCATACGGGAGCTGTCCCGGCTGCTGCGCGCGGACCTGGAGGACGCCACCGTACGGGCGCATCTGCTGCTCGCCCTCCGCGCGCCCGCCCCCGCCGACGCGGACACCGACACCGACTCGGACACCGACCCCGACCTCGACCCCGACGAGGGCGAGCACGGCGGTGAGAGCGGGAGCGCAGGCGGCGACCGGGACGGCAGCGGGACCGGGGGCCGGGACGGCGAGGGCTGGGACGGCGGCGGCAGCGGGACCGGTCCGGCCCGCCTGGAGACCCTGCCGGCCGGGCTCCTGGACACCGAGGCGACCCGGTCCTGGGCGCGCGGCCTGGTCGGCGGCCTGAAGCCGCACCTGCGGATCGCACTGGCCTGCTGGCTGCGCCACCACGCCAGAACCGCCCCCGCGGCGGCCGAGCTGCACCTCCACCGCACCACCCTGGCCAACTGGCTCACGCAGTGCGCCGACCACCTCGGCCAGAACCTCTCCGACGCCACCGTGCGCGCCGAGATCCACCTCGCGCTGCTGGCGACCCGGACCGGCCCCGACGACCCGGCAGCCCTGCCCCGGCGCGGCGGGCGCACCTATCGCAGCCTGTGA
- a CDS encoding nuclear transport factor 2 family protein, whose amino-acid sequence MTPSISDPVVEKFIAVVNAGDKDAFFADVLTEDATMSDDGSERDLAAWTEKEIFSPQANGRMQVVDASDDGRVLVVDYTNDTWGTMRTRWVFTVTDGRVSRFETGQAPS is encoded by the coding sequence ATGACCCCGTCGATCAGCGACCCGGTCGTGGAGAAGTTCATCGCCGTGGTGAACGCGGGCGACAAGGACGCCTTCTTCGCCGACGTCCTCACCGAGGACGCCACCATGTCCGACGACGGCAGCGAACGGGACCTGGCGGCGTGGACGGAGAAGGAGATCTTCTCCCCGCAGGCCAACGGCCGTATGCAGGTCGTGGACGCCTCCGACGACGGCCGCGTCCTCGTCGTCGACTACACGAACGACACCTGGGGCACGATGCGGACGCGCTGGGTCTTCACGGTGACCGACGGCCGTGTCAGCCGGTTCGAGACGGGCCAGGCGCCTTCCTGA
- a CDS encoding SAM-dependent methyltransferase gives MSTTGNGPELPAQIDTSVAHSARVWNYWLGGKDNFPADRAAGDAYRGKYPLIETFAKESRDFLRRTVTYLARDAGIRQFLDVGAGLPTANNTHEVAQRIAPESRIVYVDHDPLVLLHVHALLTSAPEGATAYVEADMRDTETVITGAAKTLDLTQPVALVISDVLGHIVDWDDALSLVRRLVERLPSGSYLSLSHSTASDEAHRAVQDEYNASGAIPYIFREPETTVAFFDGLEMVEPGMVSWPNWRPDANTGTTTARAGWGAVARIP, from the coding sequence ATGAGTACGACCGGAAATGGGCCTGAACTGCCCGCGCAGATCGACACGAGCGTCGCGCACTCCGCACGTGTCTGGAACTACTGGCTCGGCGGCAAGGACAACTTTCCGGCGGACCGTGCCGCGGGCGACGCCTACCGGGGGAAGTACCCGCTGATCGAGACGTTCGCGAAGGAGTCCCGGGACTTCCTGCGCCGGACCGTCACCTATCTCGCCCGGGACGCCGGGATCCGGCAGTTCCTCGACGTCGGGGCGGGGCTGCCGACCGCGAACAACACGCACGAGGTCGCCCAGCGGATAGCCCCGGAGTCCCGGATCGTCTACGTCGACCACGACCCGCTGGTGCTCCTGCACGTCCACGCGCTGCTGACCAGCGCTCCCGAGGGTGCGACCGCCTACGTGGAGGCGGACATGCGGGACACCGAGACCGTCATCACCGGGGCCGCCAAGACCCTGGACCTGACCCAGCCCGTCGCCCTCGTCATCAGTGACGTCCTGGGCCACATCGTGGACTGGGACGACGCGCTGTCCCTGGTACGGCGGCTGGTGGAGCGCCTGCCCTCCGGCAGCTACCTCTCGCTCAGCCACTCCACCGCCTCCGACGAGGCCCACCGGGCCGTCCAGGACGAGTACAACGCGAGCGGCGCGATCCCGTACATCTTCCGGGAGCCGGAGACCACGGTCGCCTTCTTCGACGGGCTGGAGATGGTGGAGCCGGGGATGGTGTCCTGGCCGAACTGGCGGCCCGACGCGAACACCGGCACCACCACGGCGCGGGCCGGATGGGGCGCGGTCGCCCGCATCCCCTGA
- a CDS encoding alpha/beta hydrolase, protein MERTIQKRFPVGDGSWVTVDVYGEPDAPGLVVVPGAMSDALGWRAVATAVEAWPSVAVVNRRGRAPSGPLTAAYSLRTEVADLGAVLDGLGGVRTLFGWSYGGLIALLTADERALGQVIAYEPVIRPFGLDVLPDLKAADEAADRDAAVEIVHRRIAGLDGAVVDALRADPEVWEALCRLAAPVYAETAALYGEPAPDFLARRAERVDLIVGGAHRGTAPYGTSFDDVAGRVPHAEVHELPGQGHMAHLQAPVELARLMEGLAAAG, encoded by the coding sequence ATGGAGCGAACGATTCAGAAAAGGTTCCCGGTCGGCGACGGCAGCTGGGTCACGGTCGACGTGTACGGGGAGCCGGACGCGCCGGGCCTCGTCGTCGTCCCGGGCGCGATGAGTGACGCCCTCGGGTGGCGTGCCGTCGCTACCGCCGTGGAAGCGTGGCCGTCGGTGGCGGTCGTCAACCGCCGCGGCCGTGCGCCCTCGGGGCCGCTGACCGCCGCCTACTCCCTGCGCACCGAGGTGGCGGACCTCGGTGCGGTCCTCGACGGGCTCGGGGGCGTGCGGACCCTCTTCGGCTGGAGTTACGGCGGCCTCATCGCCCTGCTGACCGCGGACGAACGGGCGCTGGGCCAGGTGATCGCGTACGAGCCGGTGATACGGCCGTTCGGCCTCGACGTGCTCCCGGACCTCAAGGCGGCCGATGAGGCGGCGGACCGGGACGCGGCCGTGGAGATCGTGCACCGGCGGATCGCCGGTCTCGACGGAGCCGTCGTCGACGCGCTGCGCGCCGACCCCGAAGTGTGGGAGGCACTGTGCCGACTGGCCGCGCCGGTCTACGCCGAGACGGCCGCGCTGTACGGGGAGCCCGCACCGGACTTCCTCGCCCGGCGGGCGGAGCGCGTCGACCTGATCGTCGGCGGAGCCCATCGGGGCACGGCTCCCTACGGGACATCGTTCGACGACGTCGCGGGGCGCGTCCCCCATGCCGAGGTGCACGAGCTCCCCGGCCAGGGGCATATGGCCCATCTCCAGGCCCCGGTGGAGCTGGCCCGGCTGATGGAGGGGCTGGCCGCCGCCGGCTGA
- a CDS encoding TetR/AcrR family transcriptional regulator, with protein sequence MPQPKRGRPRAFDRDQALLDAARLFWRRGYSGTSTRDLTARLGLSTSSLYGAFGSKAELFEEAVRTYAERYREIYEQAVAAREFRTVVERVLIDSVHEFTRPDDEHPGCLLSSAAMADSTSTLDTSAYFAELQGHNERILRARVERAAEEGELPTNSDTSALTGLIQSIWHGLSARANLGADREDLLAVARLGHTLICGPAGPAR encoded by the coding sequence GTGCCCCAGCCGAAACGTGGACGCCCCCGAGCCTTCGACCGCGACCAAGCCCTCCTGGACGCCGCCCGCCTCTTCTGGCGGCGCGGATACTCGGGCACCTCGACCCGCGATCTGACCGCGCGACTCGGCCTCTCCACCTCCAGCCTCTACGGAGCCTTCGGCAGCAAGGCCGAGCTGTTCGAGGAGGCCGTACGGACCTACGCCGAGCGCTACCGCGAGATCTACGAACAGGCGGTCGCCGCACGCGAGTTCCGGACCGTCGTCGAACGCGTCCTGATCGACTCCGTCCACGAGTTCACCCGGCCCGACGACGAACACCCCGGCTGCCTGCTCAGCAGCGCCGCCATGGCCGACAGCACCAGCACCCTCGACACCAGCGCCTACTTCGCCGAACTCCAGGGACACAACGAGCGGATCCTCCGCGCACGCGTCGAACGCGCCGCTGAGGAGGGTGAGTTGCCGACGAACTCGGACACATCGGCCTTGACCGGGCTCATCCAGTCGATCTGGCACGGGCTGTCGGCGCGGGCCAATCTCGGCGCGGACCGCGAAGACCTGCTCGCAGTCGCCCGGCTGGGCCACACGTTGATCTGCGGGCCGGCCGGGCCTGCCCGGTGA
- a CDS encoding SDR family oxidoreductase, which produces MGEQQSLKGRTAVVAGGAKNLGGLISRSLGEAGANVVVHYHGENTAADAEKTAEAVRGTGAQAVVVREDLTRVEGVRNLFDQALDAFGGVDVAVNTTGMVLRKPIAGTTEEEYDRMFAINSKAAYFFLQEAGARLNDGGRIVSLVTSLLAAFTDGYSTYAGAKAPLEHFTRAAAKEFAPRGIAVNNVAPGPMDTPFFYPQETPERVEFHKSQAMGGRLTEIEDIAPLVKFLVTEGGWITGQTIFANGGYTVR; this is translated from the coding sequence ATGGGCGAGCAGCAGTCGTTGAAGGGCAGGACCGCCGTCGTCGCCGGAGGTGCGAAGAACCTCGGTGGCCTGATCAGCCGCTCGCTCGGTGAGGCCGGAGCGAACGTCGTCGTCCACTACCACGGCGAGAACACCGCAGCCGATGCCGAGAAGACGGCGGAGGCCGTACGGGGCACGGGCGCCCAGGCCGTCGTCGTCCGCGAGGACCTGACCCGTGTCGAGGGGGTACGGAACCTCTTCGACCAGGCGCTCGACGCCTTCGGCGGGGTGGACGTCGCCGTGAACACCACGGGCATGGTGCTGCGGAAGCCGATCGCCGGGACGACCGAGGAGGAGTACGACCGCATGTTCGCGATCAACTCCAAGGCGGCGTACTTCTTCCTCCAGGAGGCGGGAGCCCGTCTCAACGACGGCGGCCGCATCGTCAGCCTGGTGACGTCCCTGCTCGCCGCGTTCACCGACGGGTACTCCACCTACGCGGGGGCGAAGGCCCCGCTGGAGCACTTCACCCGGGCGGCGGCCAAGGAGTTCGCGCCGCGCGGCATCGCGGTGAACAATGTGGCCCCGGGGCCGATGGACACGCCGTTCTTCTACCCGCAGGAGACGCCGGAGCGCGTGGAGTTCCACAAGTCCCAGGCGATGGGCGGACGGCTGACGGAGATCGAGGACATCGCCCCGCTGGTGAAATTCCTCGTCACCGAGGGAGGCTGGATCACCGGTCAGACGATCTTCGCCAACGGCGGCTACACGGTCCGCTGA
- a CDS encoding helix-turn-helix transcriptional regulator, whose product MARERSGRTARHLVLVARLRHLREGAGLSVPQAAAQLGWHPSTLRRLEQAQTSLDVGQVSDLLGLYGAGAAETDDIMGRLNAANMPGWWHPWRDAMAPWQMDLMSVESAAGVVRTWHPALVPLLLRTPAYAMAVDEVMFPERNAAERRRRADFLVERQKRLQEQQTRLWAVLPVTALRCQVGDDEVMREQFRVLQQTAERGDVTMQLHPEYAPPHPLTGVPALSLYRVEIREIADHVVREGGLPGTAEVWDSPHPVQTYQGMLDVSCVMAIRPARTREVLQDEYDRKWA is encoded by the coding sequence GTGGCGCGCGAACGGTCGGGCCGTACGGCTCGGCACCTGGTCCTGGTGGCCCGTCTGCGGCACCTGCGGGAGGGCGCCGGACTGTCCGTACCGCAGGCGGCGGCGCAGTTGGGCTGGCACCCTTCGACGCTGCGGCGGCTGGAGCAGGCGCAGACCTCCCTCGACGTGGGACAGGTGTCCGACCTGCTCGGCCTCTACGGGGCCGGGGCCGCCGAGACCGACGACATCATGGGGCGGCTCAACGCCGCGAACATGCCGGGCTGGTGGCATCCCTGGCGGGACGCCATGGCCCCCTGGCAGATGGACCTGATGAGCGTGGAGTCCGCCGCCGGCGTCGTCCGTACCTGGCATCCGGCGCTGGTCCCGCTGCTGCTGCGCACTCCGGCGTACGCGATGGCCGTGGACGAGGTCATGTTCCCCGAGCGGAACGCGGCCGAGCGGCGACGGCGCGCCGATTTCCTGGTGGAACGTCAGAAGCGGCTGCAGGAACAGCAGACCCGCCTCTGGGCGGTCCTGCCGGTCACCGCGCTGCGCTGCCAGGTGGGCGACGACGAGGTGATGCGCGAGCAGTTCCGCGTACTTCAACAGACAGCCGAGCGCGGGGATGTGACGATGCAGTTGCACCCCGAGTACGCACCGCCGCATCCCCTGACCGGTGTCCCGGCCCTCTCCCTGTACCGGGTGGAGATCCGGGAGATCGCCGACCATGTGGTGCGGGAGGGCGGGTTGCCCGGCACGGCGGAGGTGTGGGACAGCCCCCACCCCGTGCAGACGTATCAGGGAATGCTGGACGTGTCGTGCGTGATGGCGATACGGCCGGCCCGAACCAGAGAGGTGTTACAGGATGAGTACGACCGGAAATGGGCCTGA
- a CDS encoding SDR family oxidoreductase, with protein sequence MTTTPQPTGSPAPAPSRPIALITGVGRSIGIGAGIARRLAASGWDVAFTYWTPYDRRMEWGAEPGAAASIAQELAEAGACTAAIEADLTDPDAPARIFDEAEQRLGGPVTALVLSHAESVDSGLLDTTVEAFDRHFAVNARASWLLIREYGLRFRTASGNATAPGSGAATGRIVALTSDHTVGNLPYGASKGALDRITLAAAHELAHLGVTANVVNPGPIDTGWMTDDLREALIRGTPLGRIGTPRDTAHLVDFLCSPEGQWINGQLLRSNGGAAA encoded by the coding sequence GTGACGACCACCCCGCAGCCCACCGGTTCCCCCGCTCCCGCCCCGTCCCGCCCCATCGCCCTGATCACCGGCGTCGGCCGCAGCATCGGCATCGGAGCGGGCATCGCGCGGCGGCTGGCGGCCTCCGGCTGGGACGTCGCCTTCACCTACTGGACGCCCTACGACCGCCGTATGGAGTGGGGCGCCGAGCCCGGGGCCGCGGCGTCCATCGCGCAGGAGCTGGCGGAGGCCGGAGCCTGTACGGCGGCGATCGAGGCGGACCTCACCGACCCCGACGCGCCGGCCCGCATCTTCGACGAGGCCGAACAGCGCCTCGGCGGGCCGGTGACCGCGCTCGTCCTCTCGCACGCGGAGTCGGTCGACTCGGGGCTGCTGGACACCACCGTGGAGGCGTTCGACCGGCACTTCGCGGTGAACGCACGGGCCAGTTGGCTGCTGATCCGGGAGTACGGGCTGCGCTTCCGCACCGCATCCGGCAACGCCACCGCTCCCGGCAGCGGAGCAGCCACCGGCCGGATCGTCGCGCTCACCAGCGACCACACCGTGGGCAACCTCCCGTACGGCGCGAGCAAGGGGGCTCTGGACCGCATCACCCTCGCCGCCGCCCACGAGCTGGCCCACCTCGGAGTGACGGCGAACGTCGTCAACCCCGGCCCCATCGACACCGGATGGATGACCGACGACCTGCGCGAGGCCCTGATCCGGGGGACCCCGCTCGGCCGGATCGGCACGCCGCGGGACACCGCTCATCTGGTGGACTTCCTGTGCTCCCCCGAAGGCCAGTGGATCAACGGCCAGTTGCTGAGGAGCAACGGCGGCGCGGCTGCCTGA
- a CDS encoding LysR family transcriptional regulator: MSLDLRKLEHLVAVAEEGGFTRAAERLHLSQQALSTSIRTLERHVGVRLLDRGHQHVTPTPAGQALIDDARALSAQALAALDRARRIGRGQAGHLRIGHTPAVTAEEVVELLTRAGTEEQGIQAHVRQLFPDELREQLLTGACDLGLTRAMPADTGLTRARVAEHRLRVAVPAGDPLAARPAVALADLRGRPLTVWGEAGSSAYTDLLIGLCRQAGVEPDVRRNPVQGTPPVTAVTATGRIAFVTTAPGPAAGGAAYVIDLDPPVHVPVHALWPAHTTCPGRDVFLERTAGERGSGFLAE; this comes from the coding sequence GTGAGTCTGGACCTGCGCAAGCTGGAGCATCTTGTCGCCGTCGCCGAGGAGGGCGGGTTCACCCGGGCGGCCGAACGGCTGCACCTGAGCCAGCAGGCGCTGAGCACCTCCATCCGCACCCTGGAGCGGCACGTCGGCGTCCGGCTCCTGGACCGGGGGCACCAGCACGTCACCCCGACCCCGGCCGGGCAGGCTCTCATCGACGACGCCCGGGCGCTCAGCGCCCAGGCGCTCGCCGCCCTGGACCGGGCCCGCCGCATCGGGCGCGGGCAGGCCGGGCACCTGCGGATCGGCCACACCCCGGCGGTCACGGCGGAGGAGGTGGTGGAGCTGCTGACCCGGGCGGGCACGGAGGAGCAGGGCATACAGGCCCACGTCCGCCAGCTCTTCCCCGACGAACTGCGCGAGCAACTCCTCACCGGCGCCTGCGACCTGGGCCTGACCCGTGCCATGCCCGCCGACACGGGGCTGACCCGGGCCCGGGTCGCCGAACACCGCCTGCGGGTCGCCGTCCCCGCCGGGGACCCGCTCGCCGCCCGGCCCGCGGTGGCCCTGGCCGATCTGCGGGGCCGGCCGCTCACGGTGTGGGGCGAGGCGGGCTCGTCCGCGTACACGGACCTCCTGATCGGCCTGTGCCGTCAGGCGGGCGTCGAGCCGGACGTCCGGCGCAACCCGGTCCAGGGCACGCCGCCCGTCACCGCCGTCACCGCGACCGGCCGCATCGCCTTCGTGACGACGGCCCCGGGGCCGGCGGCGGGCGGCGCGGCGTACGTCATCGACCTGGACCCGCCGGTGCACGTTCCGGTCCACGCGCTGTGGCCCGCGCACACGACGTGCCCGGGGCGGGACGTCTTCCTGGAGCGGACCGCGGGGGAGAGGGGAAGCGGCTTTCTCGCGGAGTGA